One window of the Alligator mississippiensis isolate rAllMis1 chromosome 5, rAllMis1, whole genome shotgun sequence genome contains the following:
- the PIGC gene encoding phosphatidylinositol N-acetylglucosaminyltransferase subunit C, with protein sequence MGCAQMEVNPTRHWQKVLYERQPFPDNYVDQRFLEELRKNIHARQYQYWAVVFESGAVVQQLCSVCVFIVIWWYMDDGLLSPQWLFGAGLISSLIGYILFDAIDAGAGRKENRRTRWADLKSTLVFVAFTYGFSPVLKTLTESISTDTIYAMSVFMLLGHLIFFDYGANAAIVSSTLSLNMAIFASVCLASRLPRSLHAFVMVTFAIQIFALWPMLQKKLKAQTPRCYIMVTVVFALSALAGLLTISSVGAVLFTLLLVSISCLCPYYLIRLQLFKDNIHGPWDEAEIKEDLSRFLM encoded by the coding sequence ATGGGCTGTGCTCAGATGGAAGTGAACCCTACGAGACACTGGCAGAAGGTGCTGTATGAGAGGCAGCCTTTCCCAGATAACTACGTGGACCAGCGTTTCCTGGAGGAGTTGCGGAAGAATATCCATGCCCGGCAGTACCAGTACTGGGCAGTGGTGTTTGAGTCTGGGGCGGTAGTACAGCAGCTGTGCAGTGTCTGTGTCTTCATTGTCATCTGGTGGTACATGGATGACGGGCTGCTGAGCCCACAGTGGCTGTTTGGGGCAGGCCTGATCTCTTCTCTGATTGGCTACATCCTGTTTGATGCAATCgatgcaggggcagggaggaaggagaatagGCGGACACGGTGGGCGGACCTGAAGAGCACCCTGGTGTTTGTAGCCTTCACCtacggcttctccccggtgctgAAGACTCTGACAGAGTCAATCAGCACAGACACCATTTACGCCATGTCAGTCTTCATGCTCCTCGGCCATCTGATCTTCTTTGACTATGGGGCCAATGCAGCCATTGTCTCCAGCACACTGTCCCTGAACATGGCCATCTTTGCTTCTGTGTGCCTGGCCTCCCGGCTGCCCCGTTCCCTGCATGCCTTTGTCATGGTCACCTTTGCCATCCAGATCTTTGCCCTGTGGCCCATGCTGCAGAAGAAGCTGAAGGCGCAGACACCCCGCTGCTATATAATGGTCACTGTGGTCTTTGCCTTGTCTGCGCTGGCTGGGTTGCTGACCATCTCCAGTGTTGGTGCTGTTCTCTTCACCCTCCTGCTGGTCTCCAtttcctgcctgtgcccttacTACCTTATCAGGCTGCAGTTGTTCAAAGACAACATCCATGGACCTTGGGATGAAGCTGAAATTAAAGAAGACCTCTCCAGGTTCCTCATGTAG